One stretch of Streptomyces sp. A2-16 DNA includes these proteins:
- the ctaD gene encoding cytochrome c oxidase subunit I — protein MGGRRPVDEIQQVGAARSGAVAPAADKASAPARRLTPRPAWTEWLTTTDHKKIGTMYLVTAFAFFLVGGVLALMMRAELARPGLQIMSTEQFNQAFTMHGSIMLLMFAMPLFTGFANWIMPLQIGAPDVAFPRLNMLAYWLFLFGSSIAAFGFLTPGGAADFGWFLYAPLSDAVHSPGLGADLWIMGVALSGFGSILGAVNFITTIICMRAPGMTMFRMPIFTWNVLLTGVLVLIIFPVLAAALFALECDRKFGSHVFDAANGGALLWQHLFWFFGHPEVYVLALPFFGIVSEVVPVFSRKPMFGYMGLIGATIAIAGLSVTVWAHHMYVTGGVLLPFFAFMTFLIAVPTGVKFFNWIGTMWKGSLSFETPMLWTTGFLITFVFGGLTGVILASPPLDFHLSDSYFVVAHFHYTVFGTVVYAMFAGFHFWWPKMTGKMLDERLGKLTFWTLTVGFHTTFLVQHWLGVEGMPRRYADYLAADGFTALNTLSTIGSFLLGLSILPFAYNVWKTARYGKPVEVDDPWGYGRSLEWATACPPPRHNFTSLPRIRSEAPAFDLHHPEIAALEAGS, from the coding sequence ATGGGAGGACGCCGTCCGGTGGACGAAATTCAACAGGTGGGCGCCGCGCGGTCAGGTGCCGTTGCGCCCGCGGCGGACAAGGCATCCGCACCTGCGCGACGCCTGACGCCCCGGCCGGCGTGGACGGAGTGGCTGACGACCACCGACCACAAGAAGATCGGCACGATGTATCTCGTCACCGCGTTCGCCTTCTTCCTCGTCGGCGGCGTGCTGGCATTGATGATGCGCGCCGAACTCGCCCGCCCCGGACTGCAGATCATGTCCACCGAGCAGTTCAACCAGGCGTTCACCATGCACGGCTCGATCATGTTGCTGATGTTCGCCATGCCCCTTTTCACCGGCTTCGCCAACTGGATCATGCCGCTGCAGATCGGCGCGCCCGATGTGGCCTTCCCCCGGCTGAACATGCTGGCCTACTGGCTCTTCCTGTTCGGCTCCTCGATCGCCGCTTTCGGCTTCCTCACCCCCGGCGGAGCCGCCGACTTCGGCTGGTTCCTGTACGCCCCGCTCTCCGACGCCGTCCACTCGCCCGGGCTCGGCGCCGACCTGTGGATCATGGGCGTGGCCCTGTCCGGCTTCGGCTCGATCCTCGGCGCGGTCAACTTCATCACCACGATCATCTGCATGCGCGCGCCGGGCATGACCATGTTCCGCATGCCGATCTTCACCTGGAACGTGCTGCTGACCGGCGTACTGGTCCTGATCATCTTCCCGGTACTGGCGGCCGCGTTGTTCGCCCTGGAGTGCGACCGCAAGTTCGGCAGTCATGTCTTCGACGCGGCCAACGGCGGTGCGCTGCTGTGGCAGCACCTGTTCTGGTTCTTCGGCCATCCGGAGGTGTACGTCCTCGCGCTCCCGTTCTTCGGCATCGTCTCCGAGGTGGTGCCGGTCTTCTCCCGTAAGCCGATGTTCGGCTACATGGGCCTGATCGGCGCGACCATCGCGATCGCGGGCCTGTCGGTGACAGTGTGGGCCCACCACATGTACGTCACCGGCGGCGTGCTGCTGCCCTTCTTCGCCTTCATGACCTTCCTCATCGCGGTTCCGACCGGCGTGAAGTTCTTCAACTGGATCGGCACCATGTGGAAAGGCTCCCTGTCCTTCGAGACGCCGATGCTGTGGACCACCGGCTTCCTCATCACCTTCGTCTTCGGCGGCCTGACCGGCGTGATCCTCGCCTCGCCGCCGCTGGACTTCCACCTGTCCGACTCCTATTTCGTCGTCGCCCACTTCCACTACACGGTCTTCGGTACGGTCGTATATGCGATGTTCGCCGGCTTCCACTTCTGGTGGCCGAAGATGACCGGCAAGATGCTCGACGAGCGTCTCGGCAAGCTCACCTTCTGGACGCTCACAGTCGGCTTCCACACCACCTTCCTCGTCCAGCACTGGCTGGGCGTCGAGGGCATGCCCCGCCGGTACGCCGACTACCTCGCCGCCGACGGCTTCACGGCCCTCAACACCCTGTCCACCATCGGCTCGTTCCTGCTCGGCCTGTCGATCCTGCCGTTCGCCTACAACGTCTGGAAGACAGCGAGGTACGGCAAGCCGGTCGAGGTCGACGACCCCTGGGGCTACGGACGCTCGCTGGAGTGGGCCACCGCGTGCCCACCGCCGCGGCACAACTTCACCTCTCTGCCGCGCATCCGCTCCGAGGCCCCGGCCTTCGACCTGCACCACCCCGAGATCGCCGCACTCGAAGCGGGGAGCTGA